The Micromonospora sediminicola genome contains a region encoding:
- a CDS encoding PPOX class F420-dependent oxidoreductase, with protein sequence MAILTEEDLALLGEPQLAHVATIESDGTPHVTPVWVDTDGEHILFNTAKGRQKYLNMARNPVVAVSVVDKADDFRTLWVKGTAEFVTEGADEHIDRMAKKYLNQDAYPWRRPGEERVIVRVTPTEKLGRG encoded by the coding sequence ATGGCGATCCTCACCGAAGAAGATCTGGCCCTGCTCGGCGAGCCCCAGCTCGCGCACGTGGCCACGATCGAGTCCGACGGCACCCCGCACGTCACCCCGGTCTGGGTGGACACCGACGGCGAGCACATCCTGTTCAACACGGCAAAGGGCCGGCAGAAGTACCTCAACATGGCGCGCAACCCGGTGGTCGCGGTGTCGGTGGTGGACAAGGCGGACGACTTCCGCACGCTCTGGGTGAAGGGCACCGCCGAGTTCGTCACCGAGGGCGCCGACGAGCACATCGACCGGATGGCGAAGAAGTATCTGAACCAGGACGCGTACCCGTGGCGCCGTCCCGGCGAGGAACGCGTCATCGTGCGCGTCACGCCGACGGAGAAGCTCGGCCGTGGGTGA
- a CDS encoding DUF4241 domain-containing protein: MPYTPDFERLLTPGARFEDGTAVHVIEAHPAGEVVLPTGRLVGCDPLVCPESDPYTVAVAPGRYPARAWVSSVRRDGDETDRRVAALEVVVRDEPVSRWEMAVVDGQDIGELGPDGFFGYGVDAGTGTLADRDALAVIEDWDYERIEEVFIAGDEGSAPGPVPGLVDAVVDEETGANVVAVWSGWGDGCYGTWIGRDADDRVARFVTDFMVVPVED; this comes from the coding sequence ATGCCGTACACCCCAGACTTCGAGCGACTGCTCACCCCCGGCGCCCGGTTCGAGGACGGCACGGCCGTGCACGTGATCGAGGCGCACCCCGCCGGTGAGGTCGTGCTGCCGACCGGCCGACTGGTGGGGTGCGATCCGCTGGTCTGCCCGGAGAGCGACCCGTACACGGTCGCCGTCGCGCCCGGCCGTTACCCGGCACGTGCCTGGGTGTCGTCGGTCCGCCGCGACGGCGACGAGACCGACCGGCGGGTCGCGGCGCTGGAGGTCGTCGTCCGGGACGAGCCGGTCTCGCGGTGGGAGATGGCCGTCGTCGACGGCCAGGACATCGGCGAGCTGGGCCCGGACGGCTTCTTCGGGTACGGCGTGGACGCCGGCACCGGCACGCTCGCCGACCGCGACGCTCTCGCCGTGATCGAGGACTGGGACTACGAGCGGATCGAGGAGGTTTTCATCGCCGGGGACGAGGGCTCCGCCCCTGGTCCGGTGCCGGGCCTGGTCGACGCGGTCGTGGACGAGGAGACCGGCGCGAACGTGGTGGCGGTCTGGTCGGGCTGGGGGGACGGCTGCTACGGCACCTGGATCGGCCGGGACGCGGACGACCGGGTCGCGAGGTTCGTCACCGATTTCATGGTGGTGCCCGTCGAGGACTGA